The following is a genomic window from Benincasa hispida cultivar B227 chromosome 7, ASM972705v1, whole genome shotgun sequence.
acatttgagatttttttttataaagaaaatattatcttCCTTATAATATTTccaaaataatatgaaaatggGTCCAACCATTAATGGGTAAAATCAGAAGGAATAtatgtaaaaagaaaagaagaagaagaaaaaaaaaaaaaaaaggcaaacgTGACATGAATTTCAAACTGGTTTACATTAACATAAACACAAATCTTCTACAGTTCTtactcaaaagaaaagaaaaataaaaaatcttctACACTACCTGGATAcatagaaaatcaatttttttttttttaatttttggtgaAGAAACTGTAAATTTCCATAACTTTATTACATTGTACAACTAACAATTTCAACGTTTCAAACAACTGTGTTACCTTTATTTAACTAATTCAAACCACTCCTTCGCTGTCATGGGACTGAAAAAATTAGTCGGCACATTCTTTTGTGTTAATCTACAATAGCGTCAAAAGCAATAACTGTTTTTCCAGTTTGCTCGTCTCAGGATTGTAAGTTTTCTGGTACGCCACGGCCGATAAGAACTTTAAACAGCTGTGATTCCCTTCTAAGTAGTTGAAAAAATGTGTTTTTCTACAGAGTTCTAGAGATTTTGCAACACTATTGCTTTCGATGCCCCGCTGAAGCCATTAGAACACCAACAGCTACCATAAACATAAACAACATGCTGATGAGCAAAGCATATGTTTTCTTGGACGATCCACGGTATTCTCCAAATAGAAGAATTCCCCAAAATGTGCTCACAAGTGGAAGTGCCTGAAACAGTCCATTCCAGCTCAAAACAACTAGGTAAAAGAATGAGATATTGATCATTAAAACTCATCAATGATATTCACATAAATAAACGACATGGGGTTCTTGAATATTAAGTCACAATTTGGTAAccaattgatttttgtttttagtttttgaaaattaaactatacCCCAttcacttctaaatttcttgttttgttatctatttccaatgttttaaaaaatcaatccaagttttgaaaattaaaaaagtaggcaccgtttggtaaccatttcgtttttttattttcgatttttgaaaattaaggccATATTATCTTATTGTCTTATCATGGTTCgcatctttttagtttttaagtgtttgtaggtttaattttaaaaaactaaaaataaaaaaatcaaataattaaaaaacaagGCCGttgttttaaaaacttgtttttatttttggaatttggttaaaaattgaactcttttacttaagaaaaaataaaaccattataagaaattgagaaaaaataggtttaattttcgaCAACCAAAAATcgaaaataaaatgattactagACAGGACCCGAGTTATTAAGATACTACAATCATAGAGGGGGGAAATTGACCTGCACAGCATCTGCAGCTGCATAACCAGCAGCTTGACCACCCATGAACTGCAGGCCATTGCCAAATCCACACAAGAATCCAGCCAACAAGGCCCATCCTCTACCATTCCAGTCATTTAGATAAGCCTTGAATGTTGTCTTGGGCAAGTCAATTATAGGGCGGTAAAGGAAGACGACGTTAAGAATGACGGCTAAAACAAAACAAGAGACTGAAAAGTAGAAAAATGCAGTGTAAACATTCAAGTGCGGGACACCTTCCTTCAGAGCGTGCCATTGATCGTTTGTCGCCAAATTGAATGCCGGTGAGAAGAGAGAAAAGCAAACACCAGCAAAGAAAGTTAAGAACAGTCCAATGAATGTGCTCTTACCAAACACCTGCAAAAGTGATATTCTAGCCACTGAATACGTATAGAATAGAAGAGGAAGCGAAGCAATGGGTTGATAAGGCTTATATTATTTGCAGTGGCATTTCGCACCTTAATGGATCTTCTATTCTCAAGTTCAACCAGAAAGTCTGCAGTCCCAGCTTTTGCCTTTAGTGAAAAATAATCGACACTTTCCAAATCTGTTGATTCAATTGTACATGTCAAAATCCAAAGCAAAAAAGCCAGCTGCCCTTTCGAATACAAAGGATCAATGAAAAAATAGTAGTAGATCATAGCCACAGAAGATTTACCTTTTATTGAAAATGAAGCGTCGTGAGTTGTCCTGTCAAAATTGAATAAGGCAGGATATAATATCACACCAATATATATGGATAGTCAGTccatattttcataaatcaaaca
Proteins encoded in this region:
- the LOC120081996 gene encoding ureide permease 1-like; the protein is MYVVESKGGAIACMLLALFFLGTWPALLTLLERRGRLPQHTYLDYSITNLLAAVIIALTLGEIGKSSDDNPNFIQQLYQDNWPSVMFAMAGGIVLSLGNLSTQYAFAYVGLSVTEVITASITVVIGTTVNYFLDDKINRAEVLFPGVACFLIAVCLGSAVHSSNTADNKAKLEKFSGDKEKGLKTTHDASFSIKDLESVDYFSLKAKAGTADFLVELENRRSIKVFGKSTFIGLFLTFFAGVCFSLFSPAFNLATNDQWHALKEGVPHLNVYTAFFYFSVSCFVLAVILNVVFLYRPIIDLPKTTFKAYLNDWNGRGWALLAGFLCGFGNGLQFMGGQAAGYAAADAVQALPLVSTFWGILLFGEYRGSSKKTYALLISMLFMFMVAVGVLMASAGHRKQ